In Etheostoma cragini isolate CJK2018 chromosome 9, CSU_Ecrag_1.0, whole genome shotgun sequence, the following are encoded in one genomic region:
- the kif1aa gene encoding kinesin-like protein KIF1A isoform X27: protein MAGASVKVAVRVRPFNSREIGKESKCIIQMSGNTTTIINPKQAKDNKSFNFDYSYWSHTSPEDINFASQLQVYKDIGEEMLLHAFEGYNVCIFAYGQTGAGKSYTMMGKQDVKDQQGIIPLLCEDLFTKFNDNADNSMSYSVEVSYMEIYCERVRDLLNPKNKGNLRVREHPLMGPYVEDLSKLAVTAYNDIQDLMDSGNKARTVAATNMNETSSRSHAVFNIIFTQKRYDAETDNTSEKVSKISLVDLAGSERADSTGAKGTRLKEGANINKSLTTLGKVISALAEVDSGPNKNKKKKKVESFIPYRDSVLTWLLRENLGGNSRTAMVAALSPADINYDETLSTLRYADRAKQIRCNAVINEDPNNRLVRELKEEVSRLKDLLFSQGLGDIIEMTNAMTGMSPSPSLSALSSRAGSIASLHDRIMFSPGSEEAIERLKETEKIIAELNETWEEKLRRTEAIRMEREALLAEMGVAMREDGGTVGVFSPKKTPHLVNLNEDPLMSECLLYYIKDGITRVGRVDASSRQDIVLSGHFIKDEHCTFTSSTGPMGETVVLEPCEGAETYVNGKLVTEPTVLKSGNRIILGKSHVFRFNHPVQARAERERTPCAETPAEPVDWAFAQRELLDKQGIDMKQEMEQRLQELEDQYRKEREEANNLLEQQRLDYESKLEALQKQVDSYYPEAPDEEEEPEEEVQWTERERELAVWSFRKWRCYQFTSLRDLLWGNAIFLKEANAISVELKKKVQFQFVLLTDTLYSPLPPDLLPAEGTKDNEKRHFPRTIVAVEVQDQKNGATHYWTLQKLRQRLDLMREMYDRAADVPNNTTEDSENVMTGGDPFYDRFPWFRLVGRNPIFNTCMSERMSDPTPSPTLSNSEITELADPQREGQGEDDELDELEKLDDLDDDIFLDDPCSELGGEDDDDDDDDDDGDDDDEGELCRGSGEGQDPFYNRSPLFSVVGRAFVYLSNLLYPVPLVHRVAIVSEKGEVKGFLRVAVQAISADEEAPDYGSGVRQSGTAKISFEDQQYEKFQSESCSVGLSRTGISQEELRIVEGEGQNSELGPSADEVNNNTCAAGADELESPLKSLVGPLDTTLEHLKIGNVFTFRVTVLQASSISAEYADIFCQFNFIHRHDEAFSTEPLKNTGRGPPLGFYHVQNIAVEVTKSFVEYIKTQPIVFEVFGHYQKQPFIPLCKDVISPLRPCRRQFPRVMPLSKPVPATKLTAMTRPQAGPCHCKYDLMVFFEICELEATGDYIPAVVDHRGGMPCHGTFLLHQGLQRRITVTIVHESGGDMEWKDIRELVVGRLRNTPEADETIIDPNILSLNILSAGYVRPMQEDRTFYRFEAAWDSSMHNSLLLNRVTPYGEKSYMTLSAYLEMENCLQPAIITKDICMVFYSRDTKLSASRSIRNLFGTGSLRAADGNRVTGVYEVSLCNLAEAGSPGMQRRRRRVLDTSVAYVRGEENLAGWRPRSDSLILDHQWELEKLSLLQDVEKTKHYLLLREKLESTLLMGHESLQTCITEELSESPQPPEVDPEVSSSSKIITERQRELAAKCLRLLTHSFNREYSLVCVSASESKISEMSVTMLRDSASIPALNTITPSSTCPSLVDGCYGNAELRVPMPRSRAVSPSPNTEQDAEAKKSINGASETKLRTCKFVPDIQEIRVSPIVSKKGYLHFLEPQTNGWVKRYVVVRRPYVYIYNTERDAVERAILNLSSAQVEYSEDQQAMLKTPYTFAVCTEHRGILLQATNDKEMHDWLYAFNPLLAGTIRSKLSRRRAGQMRM, encoded by the exons ATGGCAGGGGCCTCTGTGAAGGTGGCGGTGCGTGTCCGCCCCTTCAATTCAAGGGAGAttggaaaagaaagcaaatgcaTCATTCAGATGTCCGGAAACACCACCA CCATCATCAACCCCAAGCAGGCCAAAGACAACAAGAGCTTCAACTTCGATTACTCCTACTGGTCTCACACCTCG CCAGAGGACATCAACTTTGCCTCTCAGCTGCAAGTGTACAAAGACATTGGAGAGGAAATGTTGCTGCACGCCTTCGAGGGATACAACGTCTGCATCTTTGCTTATGGTCAGACAGGCGCTGGCAAGTCTTACACCATGATGGGGAAACAGGATGTCAAGGATCAACAAGGAATCATTCCCCTG CTGTGTGAAGATCTTTTTACCAAATTTAATGACAATGCAGACAACAGCATGTCCTATTCTGTGGAG GTAAGCTACATGGAAATCTACTGTGAACGTGTGCGGGATTTACTGAACCCCAAAAATAAAGGGAACCTGCGTGTCAGAGAACATCCTCTGATGGGACCTTATGTTGAGGACCTGTCCAAACTGGCTGTCACCGCCTACAATGACATCCAGGATCTGATGGACTCTGGCAACAAGGCCAG GACGGTGGCTGCCACCAACATGAATGAGACCAGCAGTCGCTCGCATGCTGTCTTTAACATCATATTCACCCAGAAACGCTATGATGCTGAGACTGATAACACCTCTGAGAAG GTCAGCAAAATAAGTTTGGTGGATTTGGCTGGGAGTGAGAGGGCAGATTCTACTGGAGCCAAAGGAACTCGGCTTAAG GAAGGAGCAAATATCAACAAATCTCTAACTACACTGGGGAAAGTCATCTCTGCTTTGGCAGAAGTG GACTCTGGGCCAAATAAG aataaaaagaagaagaaggtggaaAGCTTCATCCCTTACAGAGATTCAGTTTTGACCTGGCTACTGAGAGAAAATTTGG GGGGGAATTCTCGTACTGCGATGGTAGCTGCCTTAAGTCCAGCTGATATCAATTACGATGAGACCCTCAGCACACTCAG GTACGCAGATCGCGCCAAACAGATTCGCTGTAACGCTGTTATCAATGAGGATCCCAACAACCGATTGGTGCGAGAGCTGAAGGAGGAGGTGTCTCGTCTGAAAGATCTCCTCTTCTCCCAGGGCCTGGGTGACATCATTGAGA TGACCAATGCCATGACGGGGATGAGtccctctccgtctctctcagCCTTGTCCAGCCGTGCCGGATCGATCGCCAGTCTTCATGACCGCATCATGTTCAGCCCAGGCAGCGAAGAGGCAATCGAGAGGCTGAAG gAAACAGAGAAAATCATTGCTGAACTCAATGAGACTTGGGAAGAGAAACTTCGTCGAACAGAAGCCATTAGAATGGAAAG AGAGGCCTTGCTGGCAGAAATGGGTGTAGCAATGCGAGAAGATGGTGGGACAGTTGGTGTGTTCTCTCCCAAAAAG ACCCCTCATCTGGTGAATCTCAACGAGGACCCTCTGATGTCTGAGTGCTTGCTGTACTACATTAAAGATGGAATCACCAG ggTAGGTCGTGTTGACGCCAGCAGTCGTCAGGATATAGTCCTCAGCGGCCACTTCATCAAGGATGAGCACTGCACCTTTACCAGTTCTACTGGTCCAATGGGAGAAA CAGTTGTCCTTGAGCCGTGTGAAGGAGCAGAGACTTATGTTAACGGGAAGCTAGTAACAGAGCCCACTGTCCTAAAATCAG GAAATCGCATCATTCTGGGGAAGAGCCATGTGTTCCGGTTCAACCACCCTGTGCAGGCCAGGGCTGAGAGGGAGCGGACTCCATGTGCAGAGACCCCTGCTGAGCCTGTGGACTGGGCCTTCGCCCAGAGGGAGCTGCTGGACAAACAGGGGATTGACatgaaacaggaaatggaacaGAG GCTGCAGGAGTTGGAAGACCAGTATcgcaaagaaagagaggaagccAACAACCTCCTGGAACAGCAAAGACTG GATTATGAGAGCAAGCTGGAGGCTCTCCAGAAGCAAGTGGACAGTTACTACCCAGAAGCCcctgatgaagaggaagaaccAGAAGAGGAAG TGCAatggacagagagggaaagagagctGGCTGTGTGGAGCTTTCGTAAGTGGCGGTGCTACCAGTTCACCTCCCTCCGTGACCTGCTATGGGGGAATGCCATCTTCCTTAAGGAGGCCAATGCTATCAGTGTGGAACTCAAGAAGAAG GTCCAGTTCCAGTTTGTTCTACTCACAGACACTCTATACTCCCCCCTGCCTCCAGACCTGTTGCCCGCAGAGGGAACTAAGGACAATGAGAAGCGACACTTCCCACGCACCATTGTAGCCGTGGAGGTACAGGATCAGAAAAATGGAGCCACCCACTATTGGACATTACAAAAACTAAG ACAGAGACTCGATCTCATGAGAGAGATGTATGATCGCGCTGCTGATGTGCCCAACAATACCACTGAAGACAGTGAAAATGTAATGACTGGAGGGGACCCCTTTTATGACCGCTTCCCTTGGTTCCGTCTGGTTGGAAG AAACCCCATTTTCAACACATGCATGAGCGAGCGCATGAGTGACCCTACCCCATCCCCGACCCTCTCCAACTCTGAAATTACGGAGCTGGCTGACCCACAGCGGGAGGGTCAAGGGGAGGATGATGAGTTGGATGAGTTGGAGAAGTTGGATGACCTGGACGATGATATCTTTTTGGACGACCCGTGCTCGGAGCTCGGGggagaggatgatgatgatgatgatgatgatgatgatggtgatgatgatgatgagggaGAGCTCTGCCGTGGCTCCGGCGAAGGCCAGGATCCCTTTTACAACCGCTCACCATTATTCAGTGTAGTGGGAAG GGCTTTTGTTTATCTGAGTAACCTGCTGTACCCAGTTCCTCTCGTCCACCGCGTGGCCATCGTCAGCGAGAAGGGGGAAGTGAAGGGCTTCCTCCGAGTGGCGGTGCAGGCCATATCAG CTGATGAGGAAGCTCCTGACTATGGCTCAGGAGTAAGGCAGTCAGGCACTGCCAAAATCTCATTTGAGGATCAGCAGTATGAAAAG TTCCAGTCCGAGTCCTGCTCTGTAGGACTGTCCCGTACAGGGATTTCACAGGAAGAGCTTCGTATCgtggagggggaggggcagAATTCAGAACTGGGACCCTCAGCTGATGAGGTCAACAATAACACATGTGCGG CTGGTGCAGATGAGTTGGAGAGTCCGCTGAAGAGTCTGGTGGGCCCGCTTGACACAACTCTGGAGCACCTAAAGATTGGTAATGTTTTTACCTTCAGGGTGACTGTCCTTCAAGCCTCCAGCATCTCTGCAGAATATGCTGATATCTTTTGCCAGTTTAA TTTCATTCACCGCCATGATGAGGCCTTTTCCACTGAGCCCCTAAAAAACACAGGCCGCGGCCCCCCTCTTGGCTTCTACCATGTGCAGAAT ATTGCTGTTGAAGTGACTAAATCCTTCGTTGAATACATCAAGACTCAGCCAATTGTGTTTGAAGTGTTTGGACACTACCAGAAACAGCCTTTTATTCCACTCTGTAAAGACGTCATCAG TCCACTACGTCCCTGCAGAAGACAGTTCCCCCGAGTGATGCCTCTGTCCAAGCCAG TACCTGCCACTAAGCTGACAGCGATGACGCGCCCGCAGGCAGGACCCTGTCACTGCAAATATGATCTCATGGTGTTCTTTGAGATCTGCGAGCTGGAAGCCACTGGAGA CTACATCCCTGCAGTAGTGGACCACAGAGGAGGAATGCCTTGTCATGGCACATTCCTACTGCACCAG GGCCTCCAGAGGAGAATCACTGTTACCATTGTACATGAGTCAGGAGGTGACATGGAATGGAAGGACATCCGTGAGCTTGTTGTGG GTCGTCTCCGCAACACCCCTGAAGCCGATGAGACCATCATTGACCccaatattctctctctcaacaTCCTGTCTGCTGGGTATGTCAGGCCCATGCAAGAAGACAG GACTTTCTACCGCTTTGAGGCCGCTTGGGATAGCTCCATGCACAACTCCCTGCTCTTAAACCGAGTCACTCCGTATGGAGAGAAAAGCTACATGACCTTATCAGCCTACTTGGAG ATGGAGAACTGCCTCCAGCCTGCAATCATAACCAAAGATATCTGCATGGTGTTTTACTCTCGAGACACAAAGCTCTCAGCCTCCCGCTCTATTCGAAACCTTTTTGGTACTGGAAGCCTGAGAGCGGCGGATGG AAACCGTGTAACTGGAGTTTATGAGGTCAGCCTATGTAACCTAGCAGAGGCAGGAAGCCCAG GTATGCAGAGGAGACGCAGGCGGGTGCTGGACACCTCAGTGGCCTACGTCCGTGGGGAGGAGAACCTGGCTGGGTGGAGGCCCCGTAGTGACAGCCTCATTCTGGACCACCAGTGGGAGCTGGAGAAACTCAGCCTCCTTCAAGAT GTGGAGAAGACCAAACATTACCTCCTTCTAAGGGAGAAACTGGAGTCTACCCTGCTCATGGGCCATGAGTCCCTGCAGACCTGCATCACTGAGGAGCTGAGTGAGTCTCCTCAACCCCCCGAGGTTGACCCGGAGGTCAGCTCCAGCTCAAAAATCATCACTGAGAGGCAGAGGGAGCTCGCTGCTAAG TGTTTGCGGCTGCTCACTCACTCCTTTAACCGAGAATACAGCCTTGTATGTGTCAGCGCCAGTGAAAGCAAG ATCTCAGAGATGTCAGTCACAATGCTAAGAGACTCTGCTTCGATCCCTGCTCTCAACACAATCACACCCTCCTCAACATGCCCTTCGCTGGTTGATGGTTGCTATGGCAATGCTGAACTCAG AGTCCCTATGCCTCGCTCTCGTGCCGTCAGCCCTAGTCCTAACACAGAGCAGGACGCAGAGGCTAAGAAGTCCATCAACGGAGCCTCTGAAACCAAACTACGGACCTGCAAATTTGTTCCTGATATCCAGGAAATTAGAGTCAG CCCCATTGTGTCAAAGAAGGGTTACTTACATTTCTTGGAGCCACAAACCAACGGATGGGTGAAGCGCTATGTTGTTGTGCGCCGGCCGTACGTCTACATctacaacacagagagagacgcTGTGGAGCGGGCTATCCTCAACCTCTCCTCTGCCCAGGTTGAGTACAGTGAGGACCAGCAGGCAATGCTGAAG ACCCCGTACACATTCGCAGTGTGTACAGAACATCGTGGAATATTGCTTCAAGCCACTAATGACAAAGAGATGCACGACTGGCTGTATGCGTTCAATCCTCTCCTTGCTGGAACtatcag GTCAAAGCTGTCGAGAAGACGAGCCGGACAGATGAGGATGTGA
- the kif1aa gene encoding kinesin-like protein KIF1A isoform X12 codes for MAGASVKVAVRVRPFNSREIGKESKCIIQMSGNTTTIINPKQAKDNKSFNFDYSYWSHTSPEDINFASQLQVYKDIGEEMLLHAFEGYNVCIFAYGQTGAGKSYTMMGKQDVKDQQGIIPLLCEDLFTKFNDNADNSMSYSVEVSYMEIYCERVRDLLNPKNKGNLRVREHPLMGPYVEDLSKLAVTAYNDIQDLMDSGNKARTVAATNMNETSSRSHAVFNIIFTQKRYDAETDNTSEKVSKISLVDLAGSERADSTGAKGTRLKEGANINKSLTTLGKVISALAEVDSGPNKNKKKKKVESFIPYRDSVLTWLLRENLGGNSRTAMVAALSPADINYDETLSTLRYADRAKQIRCNAVINEDPNNRLVRELKEEVSRLKDLLFSQGLGDIIETYRATGDDIEGLKLTNAMTGMSPSPSLSALSSRAGSIASLHDRIMFSPGSEEAIERLKETEKIIAELNETWEEKLRRTEAIRMEREALLAEMGVAMREDGGTVGVFSPKKTPHLVNLNEDPLMSECLLYYIKDGITRVGRVDASSRQDIVLSGHFIKDEHCTFTSSTGPMGETVVLEPCEGAETYVNGKLVTEPTVLKSGNRIILGKSHVFRFNHPVQARAERERTPCAETPAEPVDWAFAQRELLDKQGIDMKQEMEQRLQELEDQYRKEREEANNLLEQQRLDYESKLEALQKQVDSYYPEAPDEEEEPEEEVQWTERERELAVWSFRKWRCYQFTSLRDLLWGNAIFLKEANAISVELKKKVQFQFVLLTDTLYSPLPPDLLPAEGTKDNEKRHFPRTIVAVEVQDQKNGATHYWTLQKLRQRLDLMREMYDRAADVPNNTTEDSENVMTGGDPFYDRFPWFRLVGRNPIFNTCMSERMSDPTPSPTLSNSEITELADPQREGQGEDDELDELEKLDDLDDDIFLDDPCSELGGEDDDDDDDDDDGDDDDEGELCRGSGEGQDPFYNRSPLFSVVGRAFVYLSNLLYPVPLVHRVAIVSEKGEVKGFLRVAVQAISADEEAPDYGSGVRQSGTAKISFEDQQYEKFQSESCSVGLSRTGISQEELRIVEGEGQNSELGPSADEVNNNTCAAGADELESPLKSLVGPLDTTLEHLKIGNVFTFRVTVLQASSISAEYADIFCQFNFIHRHDEAFSTEPLKNTGRGPPLGFYHVQNIAVEVTKSFVEYIKTQPIVFEVFGHYQKQPFIPLCKDVISPLRPCRRQFPRVMPLSKPVPATKLTAMTRPQAGPCHCKYDLMVFFEICELEATGDYIPAVVDHRGGMPCHGTFLLHQGLQRRITVTIVHESGGDMEWKDIRELVVGRLRNTPEADETIIDPNILSLNILSAGYVRPMQEDSISLGVDHRTFYRFEAAWDSSMHNSLLLNRVTPYGEKSYMTLSAYLEMENCLQPAIITKDICMVFYSRDTKLSASRSIRNLFGTGSLRAADGNRVTGVYEVSLCNLAEAGSPGMQRRRRRVLDTSVAYVRGEENLAGWRPRSDSLILDHQWELEKLSLLQDVEKTKHYLLLREKLESTLLMGHESLQTCITEELSESPQPPEVDPEVSSSSKIITERQRELAAKCLRLLTHSFNREYSLVCVSASESKISEMSVTMLRDSASIPALNTITPSSTCPSLVDGCYGNAELRVPMPRSRAVSPSPNTEQDAEAKKSINGASETKLRTCKFVPDIQEIRVSPIVSKKGYLHFLEPQTNGWVKRYVVVRRPYVYIYNTERDAVERAILNLSSAQVEYSEDQQAMLKTPYTFAVCTEHRGILLQATNDKEMHDWLYAFNPLLAGTIRSKLSRRRAGQMRM; via the exons ATGGCAGGGGCCTCTGTGAAGGTGGCGGTGCGTGTCCGCCCCTTCAATTCAAGGGAGAttggaaaagaaagcaaatgcaTCATTCAGATGTCCGGAAACACCACCA CCATCATCAACCCCAAGCAGGCCAAAGACAACAAGAGCTTCAACTTCGATTACTCCTACTGGTCTCACACCTCG CCAGAGGACATCAACTTTGCCTCTCAGCTGCAAGTGTACAAAGACATTGGAGAGGAAATGTTGCTGCACGCCTTCGAGGGATACAACGTCTGCATCTTTGCTTATGGTCAGACAGGCGCTGGCAAGTCTTACACCATGATGGGGAAACAGGATGTCAAGGATCAACAAGGAATCATTCCCCTG CTGTGTGAAGATCTTTTTACCAAATTTAATGACAATGCAGACAACAGCATGTCCTATTCTGTGGAG GTAAGCTACATGGAAATCTACTGTGAACGTGTGCGGGATTTACTGAACCCCAAAAATAAAGGGAACCTGCGTGTCAGAGAACATCCTCTGATGGGACCTTATGTTGAGGACCTGTCCAAACTGGCTGTCACCGCCTACAATGACATCCAGGATCTGATGGACTCTGGCAACAAGGCCAG GACGGTGGCTGCCACCAACATGAATGAGACCAGCAGTCGCTCGCATGCTGTCTTTAACATCATATTCACCCAGAAACGCTATGATGCTGAGACTGATAACACCTCTGAGAAG GTCAGCAAAATAAGTTTGGTGGATTTGGCTGGGAGTGAGAGGGCAGATTCTACTGGAGCCAAAGGAACTCGGCTTAAG GAAGGAGCAAATATCAACAAATCTCTAACTACACTGGGGAAAGTCATCTCTGCTTTGGCAGAAGTG GACTCTGGGCCAAATAAG aataaaaagaagaagaaggtggaaAGCTTCATCCCTTACAGAGATTCAGTTTTGACCTGGCTACTGAGAGAAAATTTGG GGGGGAATTCTCGTACTGCGATGGTAGCTGCCTTAAGTCCAGCTGATATCAATTACGATGAGACCCTCAGCACACTCAG GTACGCAGATCGCGCCAAACAGATTCGCTGTAACGCTGTTATCAATGAGGATCCCAACAACCGATTGGTGCGAGAGCTGAAGGAGGAGGTGTCTCGTCTGAAAGATCTCCTCTTCTCCCAGGGCCTGGGTGACATCATTGAGA CATATCGAGCAACTGGTGATGACATAGAGggtttgaaat TGACCAATGCCATGACGGGGATGAGtccctctccgtctctctcagCCTTGTCCAGCCGTGCCGGATCGATCGCCAGTCTTCATGACCGCATCATGTTCAGCCCAGGCAGCGAAGAGGCAATCGAGAGGCTGAAG gAAACAGAGAAAATCATTGCTGAACTCAATGAGACTTGGGAAGAGAAACTTCGTCGAACAGAAGCCATTAGAATGGAAAG AGAGGCCTTGCTGGCAGAAATGGGTGTAGCAATGCGAGAAGATGGTGGGACAGTTGGTGTGTTCTCTCCCAAAAAG ACCCCTCATCTGGTGAATCTCAACGAGGACCCTCTGATGTCTGAGTGCTTGCTGTACTACATTAAAGATGGAATCACCAG ggTAGGTCGTGTTGACGCCAGCAGTCGTCAGGATATAGTCCTCAGCGGCCACTTCATCAAGGATGAGCACTGCACCTTTACCAGTTCTACTGGTCCAATGGGAGAAA CAGTTGTCCTTGAGCCGTGTGAAGGAGCAGAGACTTATGTTAACGGGAAGCTAGTAACAGAGCCCACTGTCCTAAAATCAG GAAATCGCATCATTCTGGGGAAGAGCCATGTGTTCCGGTTCAACCACCCTGTGCAGGCCAGGGCTGAGAGGGAGCGGACTCCATGTGCAGAGACCCCTGCTGAGCCTGTGGACTGGGCCTTCGCCCAGAGGGAGCTGCTGGACAAACAGGGGATTGACatgaaacaggaaatggaacaGAG GCTGCAGGAGTTGGAAGACCAGTATcgcaaagaaagagaggaagccAACAACCTCCTGGAACAGCAAAGACTG GATTATGAGAGCAAGCTGGAGGCTCTCCAGAAGCAAGTGGACAGTTACTACCCAGAAGCCcctgatgaagaggaagaaccAGAAGAGGAAG TGCAatggacagagagggaaagagagctGGCTGTGTGGAGCTTTCGTAAGTGGCGGTGCTACCAGTTCACCTCCCTCCGTGACCTGCTATGGGGGAATGCCATCTTCCTTAAGGAGGCCAATGCTATCAGTGTGGAACTCAAGAAGAAG GTCCAGTTCCAGTTTGTTCTACTCACAGACACTCTATACTCCCCCCTGCCTCCAGACCTGTTGCCCGCAGAGGGAACTAAGGACAATGAGAAGCGACACTTCCCACGCACCATTGTAGCCGTGGAGGTACAGGATCAGAAAAATGGAGCCACCCACTATTGGACATTACAAAAACTAAG ACAGAGACTCGATCTCATGAGAGAGATGTATGATCGCGCTGCTGATGTGCCCAACAATACCACTGAAGACAGTGAAAATGTAATGACTGGAGGGGACCCCTTTTATGACCGCTTCCCTTGGTTCCGTCTGGTTGGAAG AAACCCCATTTTCAACACATGCATGAGCGAGCGCATGAGTGACCCTACCCCATCCCCGACCCTCTCCAACTCTGAAATTACGGAGCTGGCTGACCCACAGCGGGAGGGTCAAGGGGAGGATGATGAGTTGGATGAGTTGGAGAAGTTGGATGACCTGGACGATGATATCTTTTTGGACGACCCGTGCTCGGAGCTCGGGggagaggatgatgatgatgatgatgatgatgatgatggtgatgatgatgatgagggaGAGCTCTGCCGTGGCTCCGGCGAAGGCCAGGATCCCTTTTACAACCGCTCACCATTATTCAGTGTAGTGGGAAG GGCTTTTGTTTATCTGAGTAACCTGCTGTACCCAGTTCCTCTCGTCCACCGCGTGGCCATCGTCAGCGAGAAGGGGGAAGTGAAGGGCTTCCTCCGAGTGGCGGTGCAGGCCATATCAG CTGATGAGGAAGCTCCTGACTATGGCTCAGGAGTAAGGCAGTCAGGCACTGCCAAAATCTCATTTGAGGATCAGCAGTATGAAAAG TTCCAGTCCGAGTCCTGCTCTGTAGGACTGTCCCGTACAGGGATTTCACAGGAAGAGCTTCGTATCgtggagggggaggggcagAATTCAGAACTGGGACCCTCAGCTGATGAGGTCAACAATAACACATGTGCGG CTGGTGCAGATGAGTTGGAGAGTCCGCTGAAGAGTCTGGTGGGCCCGCTTGACACAACTCTGGAGCACCTAAAGATTGGTAATGTTTTTACCTTCAGGGTGACTGTCCTTCAAGCCTCCAGCATCTCTGCAGAATATGCTGATATCTTTTGCCAGTTTAA TTTCATTCACCGCCATGATGAGGCCTTTTCCACTGAGCCCCTAAAAAACACAGGCCGCGGCCCCCCTCTTGGCTTCTACCATGTGCAGAAT ATTGCTGTTGAAGTGACTAAATCCTTCGTTGAATACATCAAGACTCAGCCAATTGTGTTTGAAGTGTTTGGACACTACCAGAAACAGCCTTTTATTCCACTCTGTAAAGACGTCATCAG TCCACTACGTCCCTGCAGAAGACAGTTCCCCCGAGTGATGCCTCTGTCCAAGCCAG TACCTGCCACTAAGCTGACAGCGATGACGCGCCCGCAGGCAGGACCCTGTCACTGCAAATATGATCTCATGGTGTTCTTTGAGATCTGCGAGCTGGAAGCCACTGGAGA CTACATCCCTGCAGTAGTGGACCACAGAGGAGGAATGCCTTGTCATGGCACATTCCTACTGCACCAG GGCCTCCAGAGGAGAATCACTGTTACCATTGTACATGAGTCAGGAGGTGACATGGAATGGAAGGACATCCGTGAGCTTGTTGTGG GTCGTCTCCGCAACACCCCTGAAGCCGATGAGACCATCATTGACCccaatattctctctctcaacaTCCTGTCTGCTGGGTATGTCAGGCCCATGCAAGAAGACAG TATTTCCTTAGGAGTTGACCATAG GACTTTCTACCGCTTTGAGGCCGCTTGGGATAGCTCCATGCACAACTCCCTGCTCTTAAACCGAGTCACTCCGTATGGAGAGAAAAGCTACATGACCTTATCAGCCTACTTGGAG ATGGAGAACTGCCTCCAGCCTGCAATCATAACCAAAGATATCTGCATGGTGTTTTACTCTCGAGACACAAAGCTCTCAGCCTCCCGCTCTATTCGAAACCTTTTTGGTACTGGAAGCCTGAGAGCGGCGGATGG AAACCGTGTAACTGGAGTTTATGAGGTCAGCCTATGTAACCTAGCAGAGGCAGGAAGCCCAG GTATGCAGAGGAGACGCAGGCGGGTGCTGGACACCTCAGTGGCCTACGTCCGTGGGGAGGAGAACCTGGCTGGGTGGAGGCCCCGTAGTGACAGCCTCATTCTGGACCACCAGTGGGAGCTGGAGAAACTCAGCCTCCTTCAAGAT GTGGAGAAGACCAAACATTACCTCCTTCTAAGGGAGAAACTGGAGTCTACCCTGCTCATGGGCCATGAGTCCCTGCAGACCTGCATCACTGAGGAGCTGAGTGAGTCTCCTCAACCCCCCGAGGTTGACCCGGAGGTCAGCTCCAGCTCAAAAATCATCACTGAGAGGCAGAGGGAGCTCGCTGCTAAG TGTTTGCGGCTGCTCACTCACTCCTTTAACCGAGAATACAGCCTTGTATGTGTCAGCGCCAGTGAAAGCAAG ATCTCAGAGATGTCAGTCACAATGCTAAGAGACTCTGCTTCGATCCCTGCTCTCAACACAATCACACCCTCCTCAACATGCCCTTCGCTGGTTGATGGTTGCTATGGCAATGCTGAACTCAG AGTCCCTATGCCTCGCTCTCGTGCCGTCAGCCCTAGTCCTAACACAGAGCAGGACGCAGAGGCTAAGAAGTCCATCAACGGAGCCTCTGAAACCAAACTACGGACCTGCAAATTTGTTCCTGATATCCAGGAAATTAGAGTCAG CCCCATTGTGTCAAAGAAGGGTTACTTACATTTCTTGGAGCCACAAACCAACGGATGGGTGAAGCGCTATGTTGTTGTGCGCCGGCCGTACGTCTACATctacaacacagagagagacgcTGTGGAGCGGGCTATCCTCAACCTCTCCTCTGCCCAGGTTGAGTACAGTGAGGACCAGCAGGCAATGCTGAAG ACCCCGTACACATTCGCAGTGTGTACAGAACATCGTGGAATATTGCTTCAAGCCACTAATGACAAAGAGATGCACGACTGGCTGTATGCGTTCAATCCTCTCCTTGCTGGAACtatcag GTCAAAGCTGTCGAGAAGACGAGCCGGACAGATGAGGATGTGA